The following is a genomic window from Fusarium verticillioides 7600 chromosome 5, whole genome shotgun sequence.
ACTTCGTGCCCGAGGCCGAGGGGCGTGGACAGATGCTTCTTCGGACTCTCTCCTTTCTTCGACCTCCAGCTGAACCAGCAACTGGTTCTGACGAACCCTTTCCTTGCCTTTTTGTGGTTCTACCTCGTAGCTGTGTTGATAACTCACGATACTTTACAGAAACTCGCTTGGAGGAGTTGATGACGATTCTCGGCTATGCAtgcaccaaggccaagatgactCAGAAATTGGCATATACTCTTTGGAAGAGGATCGGGACCGTCTCCGAGAAGCGGCCAGATTTTACAAAGAAGGAAGTCAATCCAGGACGGACGCGGAACAATTTTGTCATGACGCTCAAAGCTTCGACGAGTCATTCAAACTGAAACGATGAGGGGAGACACGACAACGCGTGGGGCCTCGACGAGCTGCATATGCGGAACTGCCCAACAAGCTATCAACACAGCAAAACATATGGAGTTTTGAGCACGCGACAATTAACTAGCTGACACGGTACGAATGTTTAACTCTCGATAAGAGGATCCTATCTACACAGTTCTTGGAGAGCGCgtactgtgctgtgctgtatcATCTGGATCGACTATCTGCAACTTGCTACGTCGCACGACTGATAAGGTGCATGGTGACACTTATGCAGCTTGGGGACACCAGATCACCAGTAGACAAGATCAGCTGGACGGTGGTCTTAGTTTTTGAGGGGGGTAGAATTCCCTAGCGAGCTGCTACTCTTGCATCTCCGCACAAAGGTCCCACGCTATTCGACGATTATCATTTCCCCACACCCTGAGCAACCTTTTCCTGCAGCCGTCTATCATACTCCCAAAGAAGCGACCTCTGAGTGCTTGAACTCGGTAATGGCGAGCTTGGACAGAGGTTCGTCTGGCGGCAAGGGCGCATTACCGGGACGAACAACGGGCAGACTGCGCATACCAGCCccaacagcagctttgaCCTCGTTGATATTGTCGCTCAGGAAAAGCCATCGGTTGACGTCCTTGTGCTCCGGGTGCTCAGAAATGATCTTCGCGTAGCTATCAACCTCGGTTTTGGGCCCCGCATTAGTGGTATCAAAGTAGTCTGCGATAAGAGGCGTCATATCTGACATGGCGGAGTTGGTATGTGAAAAGAGCAACTTCTGCGCGGGGACTGAGCCGGACGAGTagatgatgatcttctttccAGCCTGGGTGGCCTCGCTGAAGAAGGGCTCAACATCTGGGAGAAGGGGCGCCACGATGTTACCCGACTTGTAGCCTTGCAGCCACAAATAACCCTGGAGCGACTTGAGATAGGCGATCTTGACATCACGCTTCACGAGGTCGCGGACGTGCGCTTCAAAGTCAGAGCGCGAGTTGCGATACTCTTCGGGAAAGGCATCGCGGTACTTTGCGAACTCTGGGCTATCCCACTCTTGATCCAACACTTTGGGAAGTGCCTCGAGTGCATACGGAAACTAATGACAACAAACAGACCTTGGTCAGCAGGCTGCag
Proteins encoded in this region:
- a CDS encoding enolase-phosphatase E1, giving the protein MFCTLLYTRALLGYHTLRIAIITHVTEGTVCPISFVKDVLFPYALEALPKVLDQEWDSPEFAKYRDAFPEEYRNSRSDFEAHVRDLVKRDVKIAYLKSLQGYLWLQGYKSGNIVAPLLPDVEPFFSEATQAGKKIIIYSSGSVPAQKLLFSHTNSAMSDMTPLIADYFDTTNAGPKTEVDSYAKIISEHPEHKDVNRWLFLSDNINEVKAAVGAGMRSLPVVRPGNAPLPPDEPLSKLAITEFKHSEVASLGV
- a CDS encoding enolase-phosphatase E1; translated protein: MTLNLNDFDVLVFDIEGTVCPISFVKDVLFPYALEALPKVLDQEWDSPEFAKYRDAFPEEYRNSRSDFEAHVRDLVKRDVKIAYLKSLQGYLWLQGYKSGNIVAPLLPDVEPFFSEATQAGKKIIIYSSGSVPAQKLLFSHTNSAMSDMTPLIADYFDTTNAGPKTEVDSYAKIISEHPEHKDVNRWLFLSDNINEVKAAVGAGMRSLPVVRPGNAPLPPDEPLSKLAITEFKHSEVASLGV